CTATCAGCGCGATCTGCCGAATGCCGAAGTGCACGTGCTCGATGCCGGCCACTTCGCACTCGACGAGAAACCGAACGAAATCGCGGGGATCATGCGTAACTTCCTCGGACGCGTGACACATGGCGCAACGCCATGAACGACATCTGGCAACTGCGGCACGTTGATTGCTGCGTAGCCTGATTTCAGGCCCATTTTCGGCCGTATTCGCGACGAAGTAGTCGACGGCGCGACCCATCCTTGAGCGAAAACGTCGTCCGAGTACATACTGTTTCGTCTAACGATGACCAACCGATCGCCGTGCCAACCACTTTCACCTCCACCCTGCGCCCCGCGGGCGCGCTGCTTTTGCTCATCGGTACACTGCTGACGGGCGCGGGATACGGCGCCACTTTTCTGCTTTCAATGCGCTTCCGGACTATCGGCGGAAACGAATTCGACACGGGCATTGCGCTCGCGGGCGGCGTGCTCGGAACCTTCGTCGGCGTGTCGATGGTCCGTTCGCTTGCGCCGCGCGTCGGCACGGCGCGTGTGGCGGCGCTTGCGGCTTTATGCGTCGGCATCGGCATCGCGGGCTTTTCGCCGACGATCCGCGACAGCTCGCTGGAAGTGATCGCCGGATTTCTCGTGGGCCTGGGTTGGGGCGCGTTCTACGTTGCCGCACCGTTGGCGTTATCGGAACGCACCGACAGCGGCAATCGCGGCATCTGGTTTCTGCGCTTCGGGACCTTCCAGATGGCGGGAATCGGCGGATGCCCGGCGCTCGCGGCCTACGCGATTCACTTTCTGCACTGGTCCGTCAACGGCGCGCTCGGCATCATTGCGGGTCTGTGCGTGATCGCCTCCGTGCTGCTGGAGATGTTCGGCCGGCTCTCGCCGCATGCGCCCGCGGAGGCACTCAAGGAGCGATGGCTCAGCGATCTCGGCGCGATCACCCGCACGGGCGCCGTTTATCCGATCCTTATGATCGCGCTGGGCGCATGTGTGTTCTCGGGCATCATGACGTTCCAGATGTCGCTGGTTCAGGGCACGCATGCGCAGGCGAGCACGTTCTTCAGTCTCTATACGTTGACCGTCATATCGATGCGCTGGCTGCTTGCCCGGCTCGTCGCGAACGTCTCCACCGAAACCGCGACCAAGGTTCTGCTGGTCGTGATGGTGCTCGGTATTGCATCGATGTTCGCGGTGCCCTATCACGTGTTCTTTCAGTTGACGGCGGCAGTGCTATTCGGAACGGGATATGGACTTGTCTATCCCGTGATGCAGGCGCAACTCGTCAACGATTCCGACGTCACACATCACAAAGCCGTGCTGACGTGGTACGTCACCGCGTATTTCATCGGCGCATTTGGCTTTCCGACGGTGGGGGGCTGGTTGTTGATTCACAGCGGCAAAGGCGCGCTGCTGAGCGTCATTGCGGCGTGCGCCGTGGCGGCGCTGCTGCTGGCGTTCCTGCGCGACAAACGACGCATCGCGGCGCTGACGCTCAAGGCGTAATCCGACGATGGCAGGATCTGCCGCCATTAGAAGGGAGCAACGATAATGAAGATCCGGTATTTTCTTGCGGCAGCCGTCGCCGCGATGACGATGGGCGCGGCCTTTGGTCAGGCGCAGACATCCGTGCAGGTCGAAAAAGGAAACGGCAGCACGACCGTGACGGGCACGGCGACGGTGGTCGCCACGGTCGTCGCGATCGATCCCGCGACGCGGACTGTTACGGTCAAGAACAAGAACGGACGGACGGAAGAACTGAAGGCCGGCGAGCAGGTTCGTAACTTCGATCAGTTGAAGATCGGCGATGTGGTTACGACTGAGTATCACGAGGCGAGATCTTTGAGTCTCAAGAAGACTAGTGGGCCGAGGTCTTCGAAAGAGCGGCAGATATTGTTGCCGGCTGCTTCCGGCGCCAAGCCGGGCGGGACTATTCGCCGCGAGGTGACGATTGTGGGCGACGTCGTTGCGATCGATCCCAATGGGAAGCATATTGCGGTCAGGGGCCCGCAGGGTAAGGAGAATGTGCTCGTGGATCCCGAGCAGTTGAAGGATATTCGGGTTGGGGATCAGGTGGAGATCGTGAAGTCAGAGGCTGTGGCTATTTCTGTTTCCCCAGGGGTGGGGAATTAGCTTTTGCTTTTTGCTTTTTGCTTTTTGCTTTTTGCTTTTTGCTTTTTGCTTTTTGCTTTTTGCTTTTTGCTTTTTGCTTTTTGCTTTTTGCTTTTTGCTTTTTGCTTTCGCCTTTGCTGGCATCCGCGATTTCGTATCCGTGCTTCATGCGTCGCCCCTGTGCGGGGCGGCACCTACTTTTCTTTGCAGCGGCAAAGAAAAGTAGGCAAAAGAAAGCCGCTTTTGTACCTCCGGTGCCCGCCAGGATAGCGCTTCAGCATGCCGCAGTTGATCTGTCGCGCAGCAACTCAAACACTCCGTAGAAAGCCCGCAGTCAACCGCGCACGATGCGAAAACCCACACAGTCTCGGCACATACCGCCGCAATCAGACCGACGGCAAACGCGCAAAAACAAGCCGACCGGATGTGCCCCAACTGGATGTAACCCTTCACGCCGCGCACACCTCACTGCGGGCTTTCTACGGAGGTTCGCGTCGCTGCGCGACAGCTCAAGGAACGTGTGCCGTAGCGTTATCCTGGCAGGCACCGGAGGTTAGAAGCCGCTTTCTTTGGTTACTTTCTTTGCGGCGGCAAAGAAAGTAACTGCCGCCCCGCACAGGGGCAACGCATGAACAACGCTAACGATTCGCGGATGCCAGCGCAGCAAAAAGCAGAAAACCAAAACGCGGAGGCCACCAAAAACCTCACTCAACATCCACAATCAACGCGGCCTTCAAGGCCCGAATCCTTCGATCAACAAAATACCCCCCGCCCTCGGTATAACGCAGATACAAGCGCCCACACTGCGAGCAGGCCCACACGCCGCAGCGGTTATAAGGAAAATACCGCGGCGCAATCGGTGCCTCCGCCGACCAGTACTGCACATTATCCGGCCGATACTCGGAAAACGTAGGCTCAGAGTCATCTGAGCGCATCAACGTAGCAACCTCGACGAGTTGCGTTTCATCGAGAGAAAGCGGCTGCGATTGCCACCCATCCAGCGGCGTTTTTGTGCAAGAGCACGGTCCATTGACATTTTCTTCGGCACGCATCGCGAGTTCGACGAGCGCGGCTGCATCCACATATGGCGTCATGATGTTCTGTTGCTTTGAGTAGTGTCCGTGCGCCGTGACGGCGCAAACGTCACTTATACCTCAAACCTCAAGTCGACTGCCGCCTCACCAGCTTCGGCAACGGCGCAATCACAGCGGGCGGCGGCCCGTCTCCGTGCGGCTCGTGTATCAGACGTATCAGCAATTCGATCGACGCCTGCGCTATCGCTTCCGTATTGATCGCCACCGTCGTCAGCGAAGGTCTCACCTGATGCGCCAACTGGATGTCCGTGATGCCGATCACCGATACATCGTCGGGCACCTTGCGTCCCAACGTGGCCAACGCCTGCAACGCACCAATGCCAAGAAGATCGTTGGTTGCAAACAATGCGCTGAGATGCGGCTCGCGCTCCATCAACTCCATGCACGCCGCAAAGCCCGCGTCGATCGTATCCGGAATCTGCAGCACGGCGGCATCGTCCGGTTCGAGTCCCGCGTCGCGCATCACTTCGCGAAAGCCCGTCGCGCGCGCGTCCTGCAAGCCGCCACAACCATCGCCGACCAGCATGCCGATGTCGCGATGCCCCAGTTCCAGCAGATGCCGCGCCGCCAGTTCGCCCGCATGCGCGAAGTCGACAGCCACGCACGGCAGTTCAGGCAAGCGCTCTGGATGCTCCCACAAGCTCAGCACGATCGGCGCGCCCACCGCTGCCGAGGCGCACAACTCGTTGATCGCGATATCCGTGTTGAGCACGAGCACGCCCTCCGCCAGCGTGCCCGCAATCTGCGTCAGGTACGCACGGCCGATTTCCGCGTCGTCGTCCGTGTTGCAGACCATCAGGAAATAGCCTGCGCGCCGCGCAGCGCGTTCCGCCGCAAGCACGAACTCCGGATAGAACGGATTCGCGATGCTCGACAGCATCAACGCCAGCGTCGGCGAACGCCCTTCCGCCAACGCCCGCGCATTGAGGTTCGGCCGATACCCAAGCTCGCGGATCGCACGCATCACACGCTCGGCCGTTTCCGGACGCACCTTGTCCGGGTTGCGCAGAACGTTCGATACGGTCGCCGCCGTGACCTGCGCGCGCCGCGCAACGTCGCTTAATGTCGCCATGCTTCGTGCACTGCCCGAAAGAAAAAGAAAGATCCCACATTGAGAGACTGCGAATCAGATGTTGCACACTTCACGCAGGCTTTGATAACTTTGTCCGAAAGCACATTGGAGACGAACATGACTGCGCCTTCGAGCACACCCGAATTTAAACGCTTAAATCCACGCCGCGCAAGCCTCTGCGCGATTTTTTTCAACGCGAATTTAAGCGTTTAAATCCAGGGAAAACACCATGTCTGCGATTTCCCTGAGAAACATCCAGAAGACGTTCGGCGCGAATGCGCCCGTCATCCGCGACCTCAACCTCGACATCGGCGCACACGAGTTCTGCGTGTTCCTCGGTCCGTCCGGTTGCGGCAAGTCCACGTTGCTGCGCATCGTCGCGGGACTCGAAGATCAGAGCGACGGCGACGTGACGATCGGCGGTCACTCGATGAACGGCGTCCCCGCTGCCGAGCGCGGCGTCGCGATGGTGTTCCAGAGCTACGCCCTCTTCCCGCACATGTCGGTCTACGAAAACATGGCGTTCGGCCTGAAGCTCGCGAAGACGCCTAAGCCCGAGATCGACCGCAAGGTGCGCGAAGCGGCGCGCGTGCTGCAACTCGACGCGCTGCTCGAACGCAAACCGCGCGAGTTGTCGGGCGGCCAGCGTCAGCGCGTTGCGATCGGCCGAGCGATCGTGCGCGAACCCGGCGTGTTCCTGTTCGACGAGCCGCTGTCCAATCTCGACGCCGCATTGCGCGGTCAGACACGCATCGAAATCGCGCGGCTGCATCAGCGCTTTGCGCAGGCGAGCGTCGTCTATGTGACCCACGATCAGATCGAAGCGATGACGCTCGCCGACAAGATCGTGCTGCTGCATGCAGGCGCGGATACGCAGCGCTTCGGCAGCATCGCGCAGATCGGCGCGCCGCTCGAGCTTTATCATCGGCCGCGTTCGAAGTTCGTCGCGGGCTTCATCGGTTCGCCGCGCATGAATTTCATCGACGGTGACGTCGACGCGGTTGCGCATGATGGCGTGCATGTGAAGCTCAAGAAGAGTGCGTCGACGTTGCGCGTGCAGGTCGATGGTGCGCGTTTGAAGCGCGGCCAGCCCGTCACGCTCGGCATTCGTCCCGAACACATCCGGCTCGACGGCGACGCACAAACGCTCGCTGTGAAGTCGCTGATCACCGAACAGCTCGGCGAGCACAGCTACGTGCACGTCGAATGCGCAGACGGCACGCTGATCGCCAAAGCGCCCGGCGATGTCGCGATCCGCAACGGCGAGCCGCTCGCGTTGCGTCTGCCTGCCGACGCCTGCCATCTGTTCGACGAAGAAGGCATTGCACTGGAACGCACGGTCGCGATGGAAACGCAATCCGTCGCGCTGCAAACGGCATAACAGGGAAGCAAACCAACGAAGCGAACCGCGCCTGCCGGGTTCGCCGATCTCAGCAGCCGGCCACAGAGCCGGCGCGGTGGGCACGAAGACTGCCGTCCGCATCACGCGGGCGGCCAACAACGCAGTTCAAGGAGACACCACGATGATCAACAAGCACCTGAGCCGCATCGCCGGGCTCGCCTCTTTCAACACGCGCGCCGTGACGGCTGCCGTCGCGGTATCGGCGGCGTTGCTGTCGGGCCTCGTCACGGATGCCGACGCCGGTCAACTGAACGTCAACGTGTCGGCGCGCGGCAATCAGCGCTCGACGTGGCAGGACGCATTCGACAAGTTCAAGAAGGCCAATCCCGATGTCGATCTGAAGATCACCTACATCACGGAAGAAGCGTACAAGGTGCAGATGGGCGGCTGGCTCGCCACCGATCCGCCTGACGTCGTGTCGTGGCACGACGGCGAACGCATGGCGTACTACGCGAAGCGCGGCCTGCTCGAAGACCTCTCCGGCGACTGGACGAAGAACGGCTGGAGCCAGCAATATGCATCGGTGAAGGAAGCCTCGACGTATAACGGCAAGCAGTATGCGGCGCCGCTCGGCTACGACGCATATGGCTTCTTCTATCGCAAGGATCTGTTCGAGAAGGCTGGCATCAAGAGCGAGCCGAAGACGTGGGAAGAATTTCTCGACGCGTGCAAGAAGCTCAAGGCAAGCGGCGTCGCACCCATCGCCGTCGCTGCGCGCGACAGCTGGACGCTTGCAGCATGGTTCGATTATCTCGATCTGCGCATCAACGGCAATGCGTTCCATCAGAAGCTGATGGCGGGCGAAGTGCCGTACACCGATCCGCGCGTGAAGAAGGTCTACACGACGTGGAAGACGCTGATGGACGATCACTACTACATCGACAACGCGCTCTCCTACGATCTCGATTCGATCGGCCCGTTCCTCGCGAACGGCAAGGCCGCGATGATGCTGATGGGCACGTTCTTCTCGGCGGGCATTCCGTCGAGCGTGAAGGATCAGATCGGCTTCATGCGCTTCCCGGTGATCGATCCGAAGGTGCCGATGGCCGAAGACGGTCCCGTCAACGTGCTGCTCGTTCCCGCGAAGGCAAAGAACAAGACCGACGCGCGTCGCCTGCTCGCCTTCATGGAAACGCCTGAAATCAACGCGGATCTCGCGCGCGGCTGGGGTCAGTTGCCGTCGAACAGCAAAGCGACCGAGCCTGACGATCCCATTTCGAAGGTCGGCTTCCAGACGCTCGCCAGCACGACGGGCGGCATTGCGCAGTTCTACGATCGCGACATGACGAAAGAAATGGCCGACGAAGGCATGAAGGCAATGCAGCAGTTCTACAACGATCCTTCGCAGATCGATTCGCTGCTCGCGCGTCTCGAAGCGACCCGCAAGCGCATTTATCACAAGTGATGTCCTGAAGGCGGCTGCTTTATCGGCAGCCGCCAGGGGCGCATCGCATGTGATGCGCCCATGAATCATCTGCCGCTCGCCGCATTACGCGAGCGGTATCGAACGAGGTCTTCGTCATGTCCACGTCTATCGCACGCCTGCCTTCGGCGCGCAGCCGCCGCACGTCCGCATCGGGGCGCGCACGCAATCGCGCGGCGTTCTTTTTTCTGCTGCCTGGCTGCGCGTTGTTCGCGCTGTGCGTGATCTATCCGATCCTCAGCAGCATCGCGCTCAGCTTCTACAACTGGGACGGGATGACGGCGAAGACCTTCATCGGACTCGCCAACTACGTCGAGCTGTTTCAGGCCGATACGTTCTATGTCGCGCTGAAAAACAACCTCATCTGGCTCGTGTTCTTCCTGCTCGCGCCGCCTTTGGGCTTGATGTTCGCGCTGTATCTGAACCAGCAGGTTAAAGGCATGCGTGTCGTGAAGTCGCTGTTCTTCGCGCCATTCGTTCTGTCGGGTGTGGTGGTCGGTCTCGTGTTCAGCTGGTTCTACGACCCGACTTTCGGCTTGCTCAAGGTGATCGTCGGTCATGGCATTCCCGTGCTCGGCGATTCGCATACCGTCACGTTCGGCATCGTGTTCGCTGCACTCTGGCCGCAAACGCCCTACTGCATGGTGCTTTATCTCACAGGCCTCACGTCGATCAATCCGGAAGTGGTCGAGGCCGCGCGCATGGAAGGTGCGAAGGGCTGGCGTCTGCTGTGGCACGTGATCCTGCCGCAACTGCGCCCCGCTACGTTCATGGCCGTCGTGCTGACCGTGATCGGCGCGCTGCGCAGCTTCGACCTGATCGCCGTGATGAGCGGCGGTGGTCCGTTCGACAGTTCGACCGTGCTCGCCTATTACATGTACGACCAGGCCATCAAGTACTACCGCGAAGGCTATTCGGCAGCGATTGCCGTCGTGCTGTTCGCGATCATGCTCGTCTACATCGTGTTCCATCTGCGCCGGATGCTGCGCGAAGAACGCTGAATCACGCATCCTGCTCAAGGAGAACTGTCATGTATCCGCTTCCCGTCGAACGCTGGAAACCCTGGAATCGCGCGATCTACAAGGCATCGCTGCCGCTCGCGTTGTTCGTGTGGCTGCTGCCGATGCTCGCCGTGCTCATCACGTCGATCCGTTCATCCGATGAACTGTCGCAAGGCGATTACTGGACCTGGCCGAAGCACTTCGCGTTGCTCGACAACTACGGCACTGCGCTCACGCAAACGCCGATGCTGCATTACTTCGCCAATAGCGTGCTGATCACCGTGCCTTCCGTGCTCGGCGCGATTTTGCTGGCGTCGATGGCGGGCTTCGCGCTCGCGACCTATCGCTTTCGCGGCAACATCATCGTGCTGTTCACGTTCGTTGCGGGTAACTTCGTGCCCGTGCAGATCCTGATGATTCCCGTGCGTGACATGGCGCTGAAAGTGGGCCTGTTCAACACGGTATGGGCGCTGATCATTTTTCACATCGCATTTCAGACGGGCTTTTGCACGCTGTTTCTGCGCAACTTCATCAAACAGTTGCCCTTCGAACTGATCGAAGCGGCGCGCGTCGAAGGCGC
This Paraburkholderia sabiae DNA region includes the following protein-coding sequences:
- a CDS encoding MFS transporter encodes the protein MRPAGALLLLIGTLLTGAGYGATFLLSMRFRTIGGNEFDTGIALAGGVLGTFVGVSMVRSLAPRVGTARVAALAALCVGIGIAGFSPTIRDSSLEVIAGFLVGLGWGAFYVAAPLALSERTDSGNRGIWFLRFGTFQMAGIGGCPALAAYAIHFLHWSVNGALGIIAGLCVIASVLLEMFGRLSPHAPAEALKERWLSDLGAITRTGAVYPILMIALGACVFSGIMTFQMSLVQGTHAQASTFFSLYTLTVISMRWLLARLVANVSTETATKVLLVVMVLGIASMFAVPYHVFFQLTAAVLFGTGYGLVYPVMQAQLVNDSDVTHHKAVLTWYVTAYFIGAFGFPTVGGWLLIHSGKGALLSVIAACAVAALLLAFLRDKRRIAALTLKA
- a CDS encoding LacI family DNA-binding transcriptional regulator, translating into MATLSDVARRAQVTAATVSNVLRNPDKVRPETAERVMRAIRELGYRPNLNARALAEGRSPTLALMLSSIANPFYPEFVLAAERAARRAGYFLMVCNTDDDAEIGRAYLTQIAGTLAEGVLVLNTDIAINELCASAAVGAPIVLSLWEHPERLPELPCVAVDFAHAGELAARHLLELGHRDIGMLVGDGCGGLQDARATGFREVMRDAGLEPDDAAVLQIPDTIDAGFAACMELMEREPHLSALFATNDLLGIGALQALATLGRKVPDDVSVIGITDIQLAHQVRPSLTTVAINTEAIAQASIELLIRLIHEPHGDGPPPAVIAPLPKLVRRQST
- a CDS encoding ABC transporter ATP-binding protein — translated: MSAISLRNIQKTFGANAPVIRDLNLDIGAHEFCVFLGPSGCGKSTLLRIVAGLEDQSDGDVTIGGHSMNGVPAAERGVAMVFQSYALFPHMSVYENMAFGLKLAKTPKPEIDRKVREAARVLQLDALLERKPRELSGGQRQRVAIGRAIVREPGVFLFDEPLSNLDAALRGQTRIEIARLHQRFAQASVVYVTHDQIEAMTLADKIVLLHAGADTQRFGSIAQIGAPLELYHRPRSKFVAGFIGSPRMNFIDGDVDAVAHDGVHVKLKKSASTLRVQVDGARLKRGQPVTLGIRPEHIRLDGDAQTLAVKSLITEQLGEHSYVHVECADGTLIAKAPGDVAIRNGEPLALRLPADACHLFDEEGIALERTVAMETQSVALQTA
- a CDS encoding ABC transporter substrate-binding protein, which codes for MINKHLSRIAGLASFNTRAVTAAVAVSAALLSGLVTDADAGQLNVNVSARGNQRSTWQDAFDKFKKANPDVDLKITYITEEAYKVQMGGWLATDPPDVVSWHDGERMAYYAKRGLLEDLSGDWTKNGWSQQYASVKEASTYNGKQYAAPLGYDAYGFFYRKDLFEKAGIKSEPKTWEEFLDACKKLKASGVAPIAVAARDSWTLAAWFDYLDLRINGNAFHQKLMAGEVPYTDPRVKKVYTTWKTLMDDHYYIDNALSYDLDSIGPFLANGKAAMMLMGTFFSAGIPSSVKDQIGFMRFPVIDPKVPMAEDGPVNVLLVPAKAKNKTDARRLLAFMETPEINADLARGWGQLPSNSKATEPDDPISKVGFQTLASTTGGIAQFYDRDMTKEMADEGMKAMQQFYNDPSQIDSLLARLEATRKRIYHK
- a CDS encoding carbohydrate ABC transporter permease, which produces MSTSIARLPSARSRRTSASGRARNRAAFFFLLPGCALFALCVIYPILSSIALSFYNWDGMTAKTFIGLANYVELFQADTFYVALKNNLIWLVFFLLAPPLGLMFALYLNQQVKGMRVVKSLFFAPFVLSGVVVGLVFSWFYDPTFGLLKVIVGHGIPVLGDSHTVTFGIVFAALWPQTPYCMVLYLTGLTSINPEVVEAARMEGAKGWRLLWHVILPQLRPATFMAVVLTVIGALRSFDLIAVMSGGGPFDSSTVLAYYMYDQAIKYYREGYSAAIAVVLFAIMLVYIVFHLRRMLREER
- a CDS encoding carbohydrate ABC transporter permease, producing the protein MYPLPVERWKPWNRAIYKASLPLALFVWLLPMLAVLITSIRSSDELSQGDYWTWPKHFALLDNYGTALTQTPMLHYFANSVLITVPSVLGAILLASMAGFALATYRFRGNIIVLFTFVAGNFVPVQILMIPVRDMALKVGLFNTVWALIIFHIAFQTGFCTLFLRNFIKQLPFELIEAARVEGASEWTVYARIVLPLIRPALAALGILVFTFVWNDYFWALCLTQGDDAAPITVGVAALKGQWTTAWNLVAAGSVLAALPSVLMFFAMQKHFVAGLTFGASKG